In a genomic window of Chaetodon auriga isolate fChaAug3 chromosome 1, fChaAug3.hap1, whole genome shotgun sequence:
- the txlng gene encoding gamma-taxilin — protein METTEICEIGVATRRIVGGSDSPPELDSPCQEEVAEFGLGLCCAEEERGETPGREDSPSDLGEAELDPGGDPKTGEDKAFGKEVVLLMQALNSLDTPEEKLAALCKKYADLLEESRCMQKRLKALQKKQSQIVKEKIHLQGEHSKAILARSKLESLCRELQRHNKTLKEENAQRSREYEEQRKEAMLHFQMTLSDIEAQMEQHSSHNTKLRQENMELAEKLKKLIEQYELREEHIDKVFKHKELQQQLMDAKLQRITEMMKEVEEKQQRERDFLLKDATESRRKCELMKEQETQLKQQLSLYMDKFEEFQSTLAKSNEVFTTFRQEMEKMTKKIKKLEKETTQWRTKWESNNQALLQMAEEKTLRDGHFKALQGKLELLERLCRALQKERNDLNNRLSLLQEQGDKETTAPPKDQLLEPSAREEDEEEEEEEEEEDEDGLPWGDGLETDGILQVPRPPELDAMPAATDKTATAPTTTSQPAETPPTQQD, from the exons ATGGAGACAACGGAAATTTGTGAGATTGGTGTGGCCACCAGAAGAATAGTGGGAGGCAGTGATTCTCCACCTGAGCTGGACAGCCCATGTCAG GAGGAGGTTGCAGAGTTTGGTTTGGGGTTGTGCTGTGctgaggaagagaggggggaaaCTCCAGGCAGAGAGGACAGTCCCAGTGACCTTGGGGAGGCAGAGCTTGACCCCGGAGGAGACCCCAAGACTGGAGAGGACAAGGCTTTTG ggAAGGAGGTTGTTCTTTTGATGCAGGCCCTGAACTCccttgacactcctgaggaGAAACTGGCTGCTTTGTGCAAGAAATATGCAGACCTG TTGGAGGAGAGCCGCTGCATGCAGAAGCGACTGAAAGCCCTGCAGAAGAAGCAGTCTCAGATTGTAAAGGAGAAGATTCACCTGCAGGGAGAGCACAGCAAGGCCATTCTGGCCCGTAGCAAGCTGGAGAGCCTCTGCAgggagctgcagagacacaacaaGACGCTGAAG GAGGAAAATGCCCAGCGGTCCAGGGAGTACGAGGAGCAGCGGAAGGAGGCCATGCTGCATTTCCAAATGACCTTGAGTGATATTGAGGCGCAGATGGAACAGCATAGTTCCCACAACACCAAGCTGAGGCAGGAGAACATGGAGCTGGCTGAGAAGCTCAAAAAGCTCATTGAGCAGTATGAGCTCCGAGAAGAG CACATAGACAAGGTGTTCAAGCacaaggagctgcagcagcagctgatggacgCCAAGCTGCAGAGAATCACTGAGATGatgaaagaggtggaggagaagcagcagagagagagagacttt CTGCTGAAAGATGCCACAGAGTCCAGACGTAAGTGTGAGCTGATGAAGGAGCAAGAAACGCAGCTCAAGCAACAG CTCTCCCTGTACATGGACAAGTTTGAGGAGTTTCAGAGCACTCTGGCTAAAAGCAATGAGGTCTTCACCACTTTCAGACAAGAGATGGAGAAG ATGACCAAGAAAATCAAGAAGCTGGAGAAGGAAACGACACAGTGGAGGACCAAATGGGAGAGTAACAACCAGGCCCTGCTGCAGATGGCTGAGGAG AAAACTCTGCGTGACGGACACTTCAAGGCCCTGCAGGggaagctggagctgctggagaggctgtGCAGAGCCCTGCAGAAGGAGAGGAATGACCTCAACAACCGGCTCAGCCTCCTTCAGGagcagggagacaaagagaccACAGCACCTCCTAAAGACCAGCTACTGGAGCCTTCAGCCagggaggaagacgaggaggaggaggaggaggaggaggaggaagatgaggacgGTTTGCCGTGGGGTGATGGGCTGGAGACAGACGGCATCCTCCAAGTTCCCAGACCACCTGAACTGGACGCTATGCCGGCTGCTACTGACAAAACGGCCACTGCTCCAACTACAACCAGCCAGCCTGCAGAAACACCACCCACACAGCAGGACTGA
- the rbbp7 gene encoding histone-binding protein RBBP7 isoform X2 gives MADKEVYDDAVEERVINEEYKIWKKNTPFLYDLVMTHALEWPSLTVQWLPDVSRPEGKDYTVHRLVLGTHTSDEQNHLVIASVQVPNDDAQFDASHYDSEKGEFGGFGSVSGKIEIEIKINHEGEVNRARYMPQNHCIIATKTPTSDVLVFDYNKHPSKPDPSGECSPDLRLKGHQKEGYGLSWNPNLSGNLLSASDDHTICLWDIGASPKEGKVVDAKTIFTGHTAVVEDVSWHLLHESLFGSVADDQKLMIWDTRSNNTSKASHAVDAHTAEVNCLSFNPYSEFILATGSADKTVALWDLRNLKLKLHSFESHKDEIFQVQWSPHNETILASSGTDRRLNVWDLSKIGEEQSAEDAEDGPPELLFIHGGHTAKISDFSWNPNEPWVICSVSEDNIMQVWQMAENIYNDEEPDNTPASELEAQGS, from the exons ATGGCTGATAAAGAGG TGTATGACGATGCAGTGGAAGAAAGGGTCATCAACGAGGAGTACAAGATTTGGAAGAAAAACACTCCTTTCCTATATGACCTGGTAATGACTCATGCGCTGGAGTGGCCCAGTCTTACTGTCCAGTGGCTTCCAGATGTCAGCAG GCCAGAGGGGAAGGACTACACCGTTCACAGGCTGGTTTTGGGGACACATACATCAGATGAGCAGAACCACCTTGTGATTGCCAGCGTCCAGGTACCAAATGATGATGCCCAGTTTGATGCCTCACACTACGACAGCGAGAAAGGAG AGTTTGGTGGTTTTGGTTCAGTAAGTGGGAAAATAGAGATCGAGATCAAGATCAACCACGAGGGAGAGGTGAACCGAGCACGTTACATGCCCCAGAATCACTGCATTATTGCGACCAAGACTCCCACTTCTGATGTGCTGGTCTTCGACTACAATAAGCACCCATCTAAACCAG atccCAGTGGCGAGTGTAGTCCTGACTTGAGGCTGAAAGGCCACCAGAAAGAAGGGTATGGCCTTTCCTGGAATCCCAACCTCAGTGGCAACCTACTCAGTGCTTCAGATGACCAT ACGATCTGTCTATGGGACATCGGGGCCAGCCCAAAGGAAGGGAAGGTTGTGGATGCCAAGACAATTTTCACTGGCCACACAGCTGTGGTGGAAGATGTTTCCTGGCATTTGCTCCATGAATCCCTGTTTGGCTCAGTGGCGGATGACCAGAAACTCATGAT atgGGACACTCGGTCCAACAATACATCAAAAGCTAGCCACGCAGTAGACGCTCACACTGCTGAGGTCAACTGTCTGAGTTTCAACCCCTACAGCGAGTTCATTCTTGCCACAGGTTCTGCTGATAAG actgttgcattgtgggatctAAGGAACCTCAAACTGAAGCTCCACTCCTTTGAGTCCCACAAAGATGAAATTTTCCAG GTACAATGGTCTCCTCACAATGAGACAATCCTGGCGTCAAGCGGCACCGACCGACGTCTCAACGTCTGGGATCTCAG tAAAATTGGTGAGGAGCAGTCAGCAGAGGATGCTGAGGATGGTCCTCCAGAGCTGTTG TTCATCCATGGTGGCCACACAGCCAAGATCTCTGACTTCTCCTGGAATCCCAATGAACCCTGGGTCATCTGCTCAGTCTCCGAGGACAACATCATGCAAGTCTGGCAGATG GCGGAGAATATCTACAATGATGAGGAGCCAGACAACACCCCTGCATCAGAGCTGGAGGCTCAGGGATCATAA
- the rbbp7 gene encoding histone-binding protein RBBP7 isoform X1, protein MADKEVYDDAVEERVINEEYKIWKKNTPFLYDLVMTHALEWPSLTVQWLPDVSRPEGKDYTVHRLVLGTHTSDEQNHLVIASVQVPNDDAQFDASHYDSEKGAEFGGFGSVSGKIEIEIKINHEGEVNRARYMPQNHCIIATKTPTSDVLVFDYNKHPSKPDPSGECSPDLRLKGHQKEGYGLSWNPNLSGNLLSASDDHTICLWDIGASPKEGKVVDAKTIFTGHTAVVEDVSWHLLHESLFGSVADDQKLMIWDTRSNNTSKASHAVDAHTAEVNCLSFNPYSEFILATGSADKTVALWDLRNLKLKLHSFESHKDEIFQVQWSPHNETILASSGTDRRLNVWDLSKIGEEQSAEDAEDGPPELLFIHGGHTAKISDFSWNPNEPWVICSVSEDNIMQVWQMAENIYNDEEPDNTPASELEAQGS, encoded by the exons ATGGCTGATAAAGAGG TGTATGACGATGCAGTGGAAGAAAGGGTCATCAACGAGGAGTACAAGATTTGGAAGAAAAACACTCCTTTCCTATATGACCTGGTAATGACTCATGCGCTGGAGTGGCCCAGTCTTACTGTCCAGTGGCTTCCAGATGTCAGCAG GCCAGAGGGGAAGGACTACACCGTTCACAGGCTGGTTTTGGGGACACATACATCAGATGAGCAGAACCACCTTGTGATTGCCAGCGTCCAGGTACCAAATGATGATGCCCAGTTTGATGCCTCACACTACGACAGCGAGAAAGGAG CAGAGTTTGGTGGTTTTGGTTCAGTAAGTGGGAAAATAGAGATCGAGATCAAGATCAACCACGAGGGAGAGGTGAACCGAGCACGTTACATGCCCCAGAATCACTGCATTATTGCGACCAAGACTCCCACTTCTGATGTGCTGGTCTTCGACTACAATAAGCACCCATCTAAACCAG atccCAGTGGCGAGTGTAGTCCTGACTTGAGGCTGAAAGGCCACCAGAAAGAAGGGTATGGCCTTTCCTGGAATCCCAACCTCAGTGGCAACCTACTCAGTGCTTCAGATGACCAT ACGATCTGTCTATGGGACATCGGGGCCAGCCCAAAGGAAGGGAAGGTTGTGGATGCCAAGACAATTTTCACTGGCCACACAGCTGTGGTGGAAGATGTTTCCTGGCATTTGCTCCATGAATCCCTGTTTGGCTCAGTGGCGGATGACCAGAAACTCATGAT atgGGACACTCGGTCCAACAATACATCAAAAGCTAGCCACGCAGTAGACGCTCACACTGCTGAGGTCAACTGTCTGAGTTTCAACCCCTACAGCGAGTTCATTCTTGCCACAGGTTCTGCTGATAAG actgttgcattgtgggatctAAGGAACCTCAAACTGAAGCTCCACTCCTTTGAGTCCCACAAAGATGAAATTTTCCAG GTACAATGGTCTCCTCACAATGAGACAATCCTGGCGTCAAGCGGCACCGACCGACGTCTCAACGTCTGGGATCTCAG tAAAATTGGTGAGGAGCAGTCAGCAGAGGATGCTGAGGATGGTCCTCCAGAGCTGTTG TTCATCCATGGTGGCCACACAGCCAAGATCTCTGACTTCTCCTGGAATCCCAATGAACCCTGGGTCATCTGCTCAGTCTCCGAGGACAACATCATGCAAGTCTGGCAGATG GCGGAGAATATCTACAATGATGAGGAGCCAGACAACACCCCTGCATCAGAGCTGGAGGCTCAGGGATCATAA